One genomic region from Bradyrhizobium icense encodes:
- a CDS encoding RNA-binding S4 domain-containing protein, whose translation MERQRLDKWLWHARVVKARTSAAALVEAGHVRINGVREMAPGHSVKVGDVLTIGLDRTVRILKVVGFSERRGDAAAARVLYDDLQNDKQ comes from the coding sequence TTGGAGCGGCAGCGTCTCGACAAATGGCTGTGGCATGCGCGGGTGGTGAAGGCCCGCACCTCGGCTGCCGCCCTCGTCGAGGCCGGTCACGTCCGCATCAACGGCGTGCGTGAAATGGCGCCGGGACATTCGGTGAAGGTTGGCGATGTGCTGACGATCGGGCTCGATCGCACCGTGCGCATCCTCAAAGTAGTCGGATTTTCCGAGCGGCGCGGCGATGCTGCAGCCGCGCGCGTGCTCTACGATGATTTGCAGAACGACAAACAATAA
- the fdxA gene encoding ferredoxin FdxA has protein sequence MTYVVTEACIKCKYTDCVEVCPVDCFYEGENMLVIHPDECIDCGVCEPECPADAIKPDTEPGLEKWLEVNTEYAKSWPNITQKKDAPPDAKEFEGVEGKFEKYFSKEPGAGD, from the coding sequence ATGACTTACGTCGTCACTGAAGCCTGCATCAAGTGCAAATATACCGACTGCGTTGAGGTTTGCCCCGTCGATTGCTTCTACGAGGGCGAGAACATGCTGGTCATCCATCCCGACGAATGCATCGACTGTGGCGTCTGCGAACCCGAATGTCCTGCGGATGCCATCAAGCCCGACACCGAGCCGGGCCTGGAGAAGTGGCTCGAGGTCAACACCGAGTACGCCAAGAGCTGGCCCAACATCACCCAGAAGAAGGACGCCCCGCCGGACGCGAAAGAATTCGAAGGTGTCGAGGGCAAGTTCGAGAAATATTTTTCCAAGGAGCCCGGTGCCGGCGATTAA
- a CDS encoding CarD family transcriptional regulator: MPEKTAKTAAKATGSKTTASKVAAKAPVKTPVKAAPPKAVAPKAPAKPVAAAPRVEEPKKVVTQRQGFKANEFVVYPAHGVGQILAIEEQEIAGAKLELFVINFMKDKMTLRVPTAKVANVGMRKLSEPALVKKALETLKGRARVKRTMWSRRAQEYEAKINSGDIVAIAEVVRDLYRSESQPEQSYSERQLYEAALDRLSREIAVVQHSTETEAVKEIESQLAKSPRRGAKAEATESDAEADEADVDGDDAAVADEAA; the protein is encoded by the coding sequence ATGCCAGAAAAGACTGCCAAGACCGCCGCGAAAGCGACGGGTTCGAAGACCACTGCGTCGAAGGTTGCTGCCAAGGCTCCCGTCAAGACCCCTGTGAAGGCCGCTCCCCCGAAGGCCGTCGCGCCGAAGGCTCCTGCCAAGCCGGTCGCCGCCGCGCCGCGCGTCGAGGAACCGAAGAAGGTCGTGACCCAGCGTCAGGGCTTCAAGGCCAATGAATTCGTGGTCTATCCCGCTCACGGCGTCGGCCAGATCCTGGCCATTGAGGAGCAGGAGATCGCGGGTGCCAAGCTCGAGCTGTTCGTGATCAATTTCATGAAGGACAAGATGACGCTCCGCGTGCCGACCGCCAAGGTCGCCAATGTCGGCATGCGCAAGCTGTCCGAGCCGGCGCTGGTCAAGAAGGCGCTGGAGACGCTGAAGGGCCGCGCGCGCGTCAAGCGCACGATGTGGTCGCGCCGGGCGCAGGAGTACGAAGCGAAGATCAATTCGGGCGACATCGTCGCGATCGCCGAAGTGGTTCGCGATCTCTACCGCTCGGAATCGCAGCCCGAGCAGTCCTACAGCGAACGCCAGCTTTATGAAGCGGCGCTCGATCGGCTGTCGCGCGAAATCGCGGTCGTGCAGCATTCGACCGAGACCGAAGCGGTCAAGGAAATCGAAAGCCAGCTCGCCAAGAGCCCGCGCCGCGGCGCCAAGGCCGAGGCGACCGAAAGTGACGCTGAGGCCGACGAGGCCGATGTCGACGGCGACGACGCAGCCGTGGCGGATGAGGCTGCCTGA